A region of Haliotis asinina isolate JCU_RB_2024 chromosome 7, JCU_Hal_asi_v2, whole genome shotgun sequence DNA encodes the following proteins:
- the LOC137290259 gene encoding multiple epidermal growth factor-like domains protein 10 has protein sequence MSRVRHHRVLPTTISFAVYIFLLIQHGDSKCVRTSPRHLKKEGCVNYCPSADQSPEECTDCISGFYGSDCRRSCRGHCLNGRCALLANGRAINCTDGCVLGWRGLTCSTRCKRPCLKCDRYTGDCEGQCRDGFCGAGCLQRCLYPCSKCDKSTGECLSNSSDGTDLSLKKDNIAVVLDQTQGNNKIDPDNISRDPHQHLALPSPSLCDKWTLSPYIPPAIAVLAAVITFRIVSFIFVRKKMTMELKRKGDQFVNAPQTKSLIGSYHSKLMNFNEPIAIDVPEDSSNKRKL, from the exons ATGAGTCGGGTTCGACACCATCGGGTTTTGCCAACAACAATTTCCTTTGCTGTGTACATTTTTCTCCTGATACAACACG GTGACAGTAAGTGTGTGCGTACAAGTCCACGACACTTGAAGAAGGAAGGCTGCGTGAACTACTGTCCCAGCGCAGACCAGTCTCCCGAGGAATGTACTGACTGTATCAGCGGCTTCTATGGGTCTGACTGTAGACGGAGCTGCAGGGGACACTGCCTCAATGGACGGTGTGCCCTACTGGCCAATGGTCGAGCCATCAACTGTACGGAtgggtgtgtgttggggtgGAGGGGTTTAACATGTAGCACTAGATGTAAGCGTCCGTGTCTGAAGTGTGACCGATACACGGGAGACTGTGAGGGACAGTGCAGGGATGGTTTCTGTGGAGCTGGATGTTTACAGAGATGTCTATACCCATGTTCTAAGTGTGACAAAAGCACTGGAGAGTGCTTGTCTAACTCTTCTGACGGTACTGACCTAAGTCTGAAGAAAGACAACATAGCTGTAGTATTAGATCAGACACAGGGTAATAACAAGATCGACCCCGACAACATCAGTCGAG ATCCACACCAACACCTTGCTTTGCCGTCTCCGTCTCTCTGTGACAAATGGACATTATCCCCATATATTCCACCAGCAATTGCTGTATTGGCTGCAGTAATTACATTCAGAATTGTCAGTTTCATCTTCGTTAG AAAGAAGATGACGATGGAGCTAAAGAGGAAAGGGGACCAGTTTGTAAACGCACCACAAACCAAGAGTTTAATAGGCTCTTATCATTCCAAACTGATGAATTTCAATGAACCCATTGCCATTGACGTGCCTGAAGATTCATCAAATAAACGCAAGTTATGA
- the LOC137292063 gene encoding uncharacterized protein, protein MEAPQHCSLLHYSDCQKGCTPGGESGHSPELRQEFRRYQTKGTENTDNTATADNTATAVNTVTAVNTATADNTATADNTATADNTVTADNTATADNTATADNTVTAVNTATADNTATADNTVTAVNTATADNTATADNTVTADNTATADNTATADNTATADNTATADNTATAVNTVTAVNTVTA, encoded by the exons atggaggctccccaacactgtagccttctgcattactcagattgtcagaagggatgTACTCCCGGTGGAGAATCCGGACACTCTCCTGAACTGCGCCAAgagttcaggaggtaccaaaccaagggcaccgaaaACA CAGATAACACTGCTACAGCAGATAACACTGCTACAGCAGTTAACACTGTTACAGCAGTTAACACTGCTACAGCAGATAACACTGCTACAGCAGATAACACTGCTACAGCAGATAACACTGTTACAGCAGATAACACTGCTACAGCAGATAACACTGCTACAGCAGATAACACTGTTACAGCAGTTAACACTGCTACAGCAGATAACACTGCTACAGCAGATAACACTGTTACAGCAGTTAACACTGCTACAGCAGATAACACTGCTACAGCAGATAACACTGTTACAGCAGATAACACTGCTACAGCAGATAACACTGCTACAGCAGATAACACTGCTACAGCAGATAACACTGCTACAGCAGATAACACTGCTACAGCAGTTAACACTGTTACAGCAGTTAACACTGTTACAGCATAG